A single genomic interval of Aureliella helgolandensis harbors:
- a CDS encoding glycoside hydrolase family 88 protein — translation MMIRTILTAVVLSTIAVPSLADDKQGELNAQIEAAFADVQWPGMVRLPIGVTPQGSPIWCLMDEDALDYRTSKVRVVMVETLDVSPESVAGFIENLRQRQNEDSLLHGWCAAFVPIAESSEATPTVPLTFPPEGQVYGSSDAATAAYIWRFLGWFAPDAVFELVGPHDTVWQQVFEAEGKDVAWPQDSLGGALRRKPAAGWGDMYVLRWPAVWNREMTLQLPAVLEYSGFSTMGFLSKQNPQPQGPFSACRRNAIARLDRTPSQVVTELLMHYGNHLNTVMYQPALALVARTRFAELTGDADSLKSVEEIVAPYYLAEKPSLDDRASGSHLAGHLVFAELARTTGDHRYVELITEAADYAFDEDGKPHEAMPFHSEMSDAVFMACPILTAAGRFTGDAKYIEMAIRHLDFMRDLCLRDDGLYRHSPLNESPWGRGNGFPALGLAIALTDLDAVLESRVIDRSVVEPIRDEMLAAFRAHIAALVIHQDPTGTWHQVIDHPGSYRELTSTCMITFAILRGLSHGWLDENHYRPVAQRAWEAIKLRVGPDGRLFDVCTGTGKQMSLRQYLDRPAILGLDERGGAMALMVAAEMLASESPKPSAQ, via the coding sequence ATGATGATCCGAACAATTCTTACAGCAGTCGTCCTCAGCACAATCGCCGTGCCTTCCCTTGCCGACGACAAGCAAGGCGAGCTCAATGCCCAGATCGAAGCGGCATTCGCCGACGTTCAATGGCCAGGTATGGTTCGGTTGCCGATTGGCGTTACACCACAGGGATCGCCGATCTGGTGCTTGATGGATGAGGATGCGCTTGACTACCGGACGTCGAAAGTGCGCGTGGTGATGGTCGAAACTCTCGACGTTTCACCGGAGTCCGTCGCCGGCTTTATCGAGAATTTACGCCAGCGTCAGAATGAGGACTCTTTGCTTCATGGCTGGTGTGCAGCATTTGTTCCGATCGCCGAATCATCGGAGGCGACGCCGACCGTCCCACTCACATTTCCGCCTGAAGGGCAGGTTTACGGCAGCAGTGACGCAGCCACGGCCGCCTACATCTGGCGGTTTCTCGGCTGGTTTGCTCCTGATGCCGTGTTTGAGCTTGTGGGGCCGCACGATACTGTCTGGCAGCAGGTGTTCGAGGCCGAAGGCAAGGATGTGGCTTGGCCCCAGGATTCGCTCGGTGGAGCCCTGCGCAGGAAGCCCGCCGCGGGGTGGGGCGATATGTACGTACTCCGCTGGCCGGCCGTCTGGAATCGCGAGATGACGCTGCAACTACCCGCCGTGCTTGAATACTCAGGCTTTTCGACGATGGGATTTCTTTCAAAGCAGAATCCGCAGCCGCAAGGCCCCTTTTCGGCATGCCGTCGAAACGCAATTGCTCGGCTCGATCGCACTCCCAGCCAAGTTGTGACTGAACTGCTTATGCACTACGGCAATCATCTGAACACCGTCATGTATCAGCCAGCGCTAGCACTGGTGGCGCGGACACGCTTCGCCGAATTGACCGGCGACGCTGATTCTCTGAAGTCCGTGGAAGAGATCGTCGCGCCTTACTACTTGGCAGAGAAACCATCACTCGACGATCGTGCCTCCGGCAGCCATCTCGCCGGTCATCTCGTCTTCGCGGAACTGGCCCGCACCACTGGGGATCACCGTTATGTCGAGCTGATCACTGAGGCGGCCGACTACGCCTTCGATGAAGACGGCAAGCCGCACGAGGCGATGCCGTTCCACAGCGAGATGAGCGATGCCGTCTTCATGGCCTGTCCGATTCTGACCGCAGCAGGACGCTTCACCGGCGATGCGAAGTACATCGAGATGGCGATTCGGCATCTCGACTTCATGCGGGATCTCTGCTTGCGAGACGACGGGCTGTACCGTCACTCGCCTTTGAATGAATCGCCCTGGGGACGCGGCAATGGATTTCCCGCGCTCGGATTGGCGATCGCCCTCACTGATTTGGACGCGGTGCTGGAATCGCGTGTTATTGATCGGTCAGTCGTCGAGCCGATCCGGGACGAGATGCTAGCCGCATTTCGCGCCCATATCGCCGCGCTCGTCATCCACCAGGATCCCACGGGGACGTGGCATCAAGTGATCGACCATCCCGGCAGCTATCGCGAACTAACTAGCACCTGCATGATCACCTTCGCGATCCTCCGTGGGCTGAGCCACGGCTGGCTCGACGAAAATCATTATAGGCCTGTCGCACAGCGCGCCTGGGAGGCGATCAAACTCCGTGTAGGCCCCGACGGCAGACTGTTCGACGTCTGCACCGGAACTGGAAAACAGATGTCGTTGCGCCAGTACCTCGACCGCCCCGCCATCCTCGGCCTGGACGAACGCGGCGGCGCCATGGCGCTGATGGTCGCAGCCGAGATGCTCGCCAGCGAATCCCCGAAACCGTCGGCCCAATAG
- a CDS encoding PEP-CTERM sorting domain-containing protein (PEP-CTERM proteins occur, often in large numbers, in the proteomes of bacteria that also encode an exosortase, a predicted intramembrane cysteine proteinase. The presence of a PEP-CTERM domain at a protein's C-terminus predicts cleavage within the sorting domain, followed by covalent anchoring to some some component of the (usually Gram-negative) cell surface. Many PEP-CTERM proteins exhibit an unusual sequence composition that includes large numbers of potential glycosylation sites. Expression of one such protein has been shown restore the ability of a bacterium to form floc, a type of biofilm.) → MRIITRGLALLLVFAAGNCCRADLIIEIQDVQVQVGTPSSVNVYVHNSAGEVNVGIYDLKFNISAPQFGGAGILEFRPSADQSKSELSDSGYIFSGQTGTGFTSVRQDANGNRQQLVQSDSVAGYIGFPSGNTILVGTTPKLVATLELAAVRSDSKPSDFEISLDRSSTFSVFNGGPQPVAIAAQSFATSADNVANGTQFTNFGTIRVTAVPEPSSSLLLLCAVGVNVFRRRRNCKQSSSAVPRRIPLE, encoded by the coding sequence ATGAGAATCATCACTCGCGGGCTCGCGCTACTGCTGGTCTTTGCGGCGGGCAATTGCTGTAGAGCTGACTTGATTATTGAAATCCAAGACGTACAAGTGCAAGTCGGCACCCCAAGCTCGGTGAACGTGTATGTCCACAATTCTGCTGGAGAGGTAAATGTCGGGATCTACGATCTGAAGTTCAACATTTCCGCGCCCCAATTCGGGGGTGCCGGCATACTTGAGTTTCGACCATCAGCCGATCAAAGCAAGTCGGAACTTAGCGACTCAGGCTACATCTTTTCGGGACAGACTGGCACAGGTTTCACTTCGGTCAGGCAAGATGCGAATGGCAATCGTCAACAATTGGTTCAGAGCGACAGCGTAGCTGGATACATCGGCTTTCCCAGTGGCAATACCATCCTGGTTGGTACCACTCCCAAGCTTGTGGCAACACTAGAGCTCGCCGCAGTCCGCAGCGATTCTAAGCCAAGCGACTTCGAGATTTCACTCGATCGAAGTTCCACCTTTAGTGTGTTCAACGGGGGCCCTCAACCAGTTGCAATCGCCGCTCAATCGTTTGCAACCAGCGCCGACAACGTGGCCAACGGAACCCAATTCACCAACTTCGGTACCATCCGCGTAACGGCTGTTCCCGAACCCTCATCGAGCCTATTGCTGCTTTGCGCCGTTGGTGTCAACGTATTCAGAAGACGCCGCAACTGCAAACAAAGCAGCTCGGCGGTCCCCCGCCGAATTCCTCTGGAGTAG